The Pseudanabaena galeata CCNP1313 genome includes a region encoding these proteins:
- a CDS encoding rhodanese-like domain-containing protein yields MFPLAIVSTLLVAGVGTLSLLAYQQQMSLPIYLQSFSTPQISVDALASSKLKSIVLIDVRSPEEYQEDHIGNSDLVPLAEIEIELGLQRINKIVKSYEEKQKTNPTIVLYCTSGMRSIKANKYLRDRGYQVVTLTGGITAWRKQFTRSQDLQVLSEK; encoded by the coding sequence ATGTTTCCTTTAGCCATAGTTAGCACATTGTTAGTAGCGGGTGTGGGAACTTTGAGCCTCCTTGCTTATCAGCAGCAAATGAGTTTACCGATATATTTGCAAAGTTTTAGTACGCCGCAAATTTCAGTCGATGCGTTGGCTAGTAGCAAGCTTAAATCTATAGTTTTAATCGATGTGCGATCGCCCGAAGAATATCAAGAGGATCACATTGGCAATAGCGATCTTGTGCCATTAGCTGAAATTGAGATTGAGTTAGGGCTTCAAAGGATTAACAAGATTGTGAAAAGCTACGAAGAGAAACAAAAAACTAATCCCACAATAGTTTTGTACTGTACTTCGGGAATGCGATCAATCAAGGCAAATAAGTACCTGCGTGATCGCGGCTATCAGGTTGTAACTTTGACGGGTGGTATCACCGCATGGCGTAAACAATTTACGCGATCGCAGGATTTGCAAGTTTTATCAGAAAAATAA
- the gap gene encoding type I glyceraldehyde-3-phosphate dehydrogenase, whose product MAKLRIGINGFGRIGRLVVRVAAKHPEIEIVGINDLVPSDNLAYLLKHDSTHGLYDGKISAKPEGIEIDGILVPCTAIRNPSELPWGELKADYVVESTGLFTDYAGAIAHINAGAKRVIISAPTKDPEKVPTLLVGVNHTKFDPATDLIVSNASCTTNCLAPIAKVLNDNFGIAEGLMTTVHAMTATQPTVDGPSKKDWRGGRGASQNIIPSSTGAAKAVALVLPELKGKLTGMALRVPTPDVSVVDLTFKTEKATSYKEICAAMKAASEDSLKDILGYTDEEVVSTDFRGDSRSSIFDSGAGIELNPNFFKVVSWYDNEWGYSCRVVDLMISMAKKEGILS is encoded by the coding sequence ATGGCTAAACTCAGAATTGGTATTAATGGATTTGGCAGAATTGGACGATTAGTGGTTCGTGTTGCTGCCAAACATCCCGAAATCGAGATTGTCGGAATCAACGATCTTGTTCCTTCTGATAACCTCGCTTATCTGCTTAAACATGACTCTACTCATGGTTTGTATGACGGTAAAATTTCGGCTAAACCCGAAGGTATTGAGATCGATGGGATATTAGTACCCTGTACTGCGATTCGCAATCCCTCAGAATTGCCTTGGGGAGAACTAAAAGCGGACTATGTGGTGGAGTCTACTGGCTTATTTACTGATTATGCTGGGGCGATCGCGCATATCAATGCAGGTGCAAAGCGGGTGATCATTTCTGCGCCAACTAAAGATCCCGAAAAAGTACCCACATTGTTAGTTGGTGTAAATCATACTAAGTTTGATCCTGCCACTGATTTAATTGTCTCTAATGCAAGCTGTACCACCAATTGTCTAGCGCCGATCGCTAAGGTTCTCAATGACAACTTCGGTATTGCTGAAGGATTAATGACTACTGTTCACGCAATGACGGCTACACAACCAACGGTAGATGGCCCAAGCAAAAAGGATTGGCGCGGTGGACGCGGCGCTAGTCAAAATATCATTCCTTCTTCAACAGGTGCGGCAAAAGCTGTGGCTTTAGTTTTGCCTGAACTGAAAGGGAAGCTGACGGGAATGGCTCTGCGTGTTCCTACGCCTGATGTATCGGTGGTAGATTTAACATTTAAGACTGAAAAAGCTACCAGCTATAAAGAAATCTGTGCAGCGATGAAGGCTGCTTCAGAAGATTCTTTAAAAGACATTCTCGGTTATACCGATGAGGAGGTTGTCTCGACAGATTTTAGAGGAGATTCGCGATCGAGCATTTTTGATTCTGGTGCTGGCATTGAGCTAAATCCAAACTTCTTTAAGGTTGTCTCTTGGTATGACAATGAGTGGGGTTATTCCTGCCGTGTGGTTGATCTGATGATATCCATGGCTAAAAAGGAAGGAATTCTTTCCTAA
- a CDS encoding IS982 family transposase, producing MDITRIFCEVDDFCESFEKHWQEQPMLPSMQGERKSRSRMRLSEVMTIAIAFHGSGYKTFKDFYTLTVIPFWRKAFPHLVSYTRFVELMPWTMMLLCCFLHTRKGEVTGISFIDSTPINVCVPCRAHAHKVFKGMVNWGKNSVGWHFGFKLHLIINDKGELLAFKLTPANVDDRQPVPEMAQDLFGQLFGDRGYISQKLFEKLYEQGLQLITKRKKNMKNCLVKLIDKILLRKRAIIESVNDQLKNISQIEHSRHRSFFNFLVNLLAGLVAYTYRETKPALDLLFKGLPALPPTIF from the coding sequence TTGGATATCACGCGAATCTTCTGTGAAGTGGATGATTTCTGCGAAAGCTTTGAAAAACACTGGCAAGAGCAACCAATGTTGCCATCAATGCAGGGAGAAAGGAAAAGTCGCTCAAGAATGAGGTTGAGTGAAGTGATGACCATCGCGATCGCCTTTCATGGGTCAGGATACAAGACCTTCAAAGACTTCTATACCCTAACTGTAATACCGTTTTGGCGGAAAGCTTTTCCCCACTTGGTAAGCTACACCCGCTTTGTGGAGCTAATGCCTTGGACAATGATGTTGTTATGTTGCTTTCTGCATACACGCAAAGGCGAAGTGACAGGAATATCATTCATCGACTCCACACCGATCAATGTCTGTGTACCATGCCGTGCCCATGCCCATAAAGTATTCAAAGGTATGGTCAATTGGGGCAAAAACTCAGTGGGTTGGCACTTTGGCTTCAAGCTACATTTGATTATCAACGACAAAGGGGAATTGCTTGCCTTCAAGCTCACACCAGCCAATGTTGATGACCGACAACCTGTGCCTGAGATGGCTCAAGACCTCTTTGGTCAATTGTTTGGTGACCGTGGTTATATCTCCCAAAAGTTGTTTGAGAAGCTCTATGAACAAGGTTTACAACTGATTACTAAGCGCAAGAAAAATATGAAAAACTGTTTGGTCAAGTTGATTGACAAGATTTTGCTGCGTAAGCGCGCAATTATTGAGTCCGTCAATGACCAACTCAAAAACATTTCTCAGATTGAGCATTCAAGACATCGCAGTTTTTTTAATTTTCTTGTCAACCTTTTAGCTGGGTTGGTTGCTTATACATATCGAGAGACTAAACCTGCTTTAGATCTTCTCTTCAAAGGCTTGCCTGCTCTTCCTCCTACCATCTTTTAG
- a CDS encoding DUF6679 family protein, protein MLHRKIYQLCEAKSDVWIYLRDQGRWLERAKILDIEGDVVTIRYETEDEDEVCSWEEMVRLESIGAVTQRLSSFTKTGMSSNDIPVSDDCPEAEQIRPRNDPDK, encoded by the coding sequence ATGCTACATCGCAAAATATACCAACTTTGTGAAGCCAAGAGCGATGTTTGGATTTACCTGAGGGATCAGGGACGTTGGCTAGAAAGAGCCAAGATATTGGATATTGAAGGTGACGTGGTAACGATTCGTTACGAAACTGAGGATGAAGACGAGGTTTGCTCTTGGGAAGAAATGGTCAGATTAGAGAGTATTGGCGCTGTTACTCAAAGATTATCTTCATTTACCAAAACAGGAATGTCATCCAACGATATCCCTGTTTCTGATGATTGCCCTGAAGCTGAACAAATCCGCCCCCGCAATGATCCTGACAAATAA
- a CDS encoding OmpA family protein: MLHENNSEPIELERADNGEIKSKIDNKDKNELRTESKSWQMPANLVAAEFGEVNVWRHIPETTSGSAECRVEFSIAMEPQGKFAEGWRTGLALDASASMKRAYGRKVEARVDPELLVDYIKQGRLRSYLEDGEPIRKIKREAFAEIQERGYEINYTENILQPLVQDFTAYLAGSLDGTGKTSLIYWGCGEGNEIQVLGEFDHASCQQLAIAGPATFKLGKTTKLLPAIAYFVNQYSQAQQGLYVFLTDGRIDDLEQVKNYTKELALEIAVGKRNYLKLILIGIGNDVDRYQLQELDDFDTGLDIDIWDYKIASEMTSLSQIFAEVVNENQVIADRGSIYDDQGNCVKSYPKGLPAKVDFVMRDDSQWFELEVGNQRIRQAVVVGTAMAIAPFVKKQLFDFEIKAQENEQAAALVDREQEIANNQIAAPSSLWKILAGLLIGAAFIGIAIAFGILIQRSDDSKLQNQAVPKVIKESVLEPKPDFANKSNNMLSSASAPKSGTQNSNKATNPTTATNPATSKDRNKLNGKTDNLSSNNSVKPLDKSSNAPRNNIGNTSNIENNSLTNSGKVDGDIPKKITGDSSSNNSEKTTIDNSSKNVSSGNLNNNVKNIPKNGLKNDSNSITQNKTGDRSISSINSSILPITNPDVEVVVFFASDESQLVSSEEAKIDDFWSKIQRKRGIIQVSGHADKMGDYDYNLDLSQARANEVVNLLRDRGLDGNYKVTFEALSWLQPLRKDITATDQAFNRRVVIQFKELR; encoded by the coding sequence ATGCTACATGAAAATAATTCCGAGCCTATTGAATTAGAACGTGCAGACAATGGTGAAATCAAAAGTAAAATCGATAATAAAGACAAGAACGAATTAAGGACTGAATCAAAAAGCTGGCAAATGCCAGCTAATTTGGTAGCCGCCGAGTTTGGTGAAGTGAACGTTTGGCGACATATCCCAGAGACAACTTCTGGATCTGCCGAATGTCGAGTGGAATTCTCGATCGCGATGGAGCCGCAGGGGAAATTTGCTGAAGGTTGGCGAACTGGACTGGCTCTGGATGCTAGTGCCTCGATGAAACGCGCCTATGGGCGTAAGGTGGAAGCGCGTGTCGATCCTGAACTGTTGGTTGACTATATTAAGCAGGGTAGATTGCGTTCTTATTTAGAGGATGGAGAACCGATTCGCAAGATTAAGCGGGAAGCGTTTGCAGAGATCCAAGAACGTGGTTATGAGATTAACTATACAGAAAATATCTTGCAGCCATTGGTTCAAGATTTTACGGCTTATTTGGCAGGTAGTTTGGATGGAACTGGAAAGACTTCGCTTATTTATTGGGGTTGTGGTGAAGGCAATGAAATTCAAGTGTTAGGCGAGTTTGATCATGCGAGTTGTCAGCAATTAGCGATCGCTGGGCCCGCAACTTTTAAGCTGGGTAAGACCACAAAGCTATTACCTGCGATCGCCTATTTTGTAAATCAATATAGCCAAGCTCAGCAGGGGCTTTATGTATTCTTGACCGATGGCAGGATTGATGATTTAGAACAGGTCAAGAACTATACCAAGGAACTAGCGTTAGAAATTGCAGTTGGGAAAAGAAACTATTTAAAGTTGATCTTGATTGGGATTGGGAATGATGTCGATCGCTATCAGTTACAAGAGTTAGATGATTTTGATACTGGGCTAGATATCGATATTTGGGATTATAAAATTGCTAGTGAAATGACTAGTCTCTCGCAAATTTTTGCGGAAGTGGTCAATGAAAACCAAGTTATTGCTGATCGTGGATCAATTTATGACGATCAAGGAAATTGTGTCAAATCCTATCCTAAGGGTTTACCTGCCAAAGTGGATTTCGTCATGCGCGATGATTCGCAATGGTTTGAGCTAGAGGTGGGCAATCAACGCATTCGCCAAGCGGTAGTTGTCGGAACGGCGATGGCGATCGCTCCTTTTGTGAAGAAACAGCTTTTCGATTTTGAGATTAAAGCTCAGGAAAATGAACAAGCGGCGGCACTAGTCGATCGAGAGCAGGAAATTGCCAATAATCAGATCGCGGCTCCGAGCAGCCTATGGAAAATATTGGCGGGTTTGTTGATTGGAGCAGCTTTTATTGGGATAGCGATCGCCTTTGGTATTTTAATTCAGCGATCGGATGATAGTAAATTGCAAAATCAAGCTGTGCCAAAGGTGATTAAAGAATCAGTGCTTGAGCCAAAGCCAGATTTCGCAAACAAGTCTAACAATATGCTATCTAGCGCTAGCGCTCCCAAATCTGGTACTCAGAATTCTAATAAAGCAACCAATCCAACAACAGCAACTAATCCAGCAACTAGTAAAGATCGTAATAAGCTGAATGGTAAGACTGACAATCTATCTAGTAATAATTCCGTCAAACCACTAGACAAATCATCTAACGCACCTAGGAATAATATTGGCAATACTAGCAATATTGAGAATAATTCTCTAACTAATTCTGGCAAAGTAGATGGTGATATTCCTAAAAAAATAACTGGAGATAGTTCTAGCAATAATTCTGAGAAAACCACTATCGATAATTCTTCTAAAAATGTTAGTTCTGGTAATTTAAATAATAATGTAAAAAATATCCCCAAAAATGGGCTTAAAAATGATTCAAATTCTATAACCCAGAATAAGACTGGCGATCGCAGCATTAGCAGTATTAATAGTTCAATTTTGCCAATTACAAATCCAGACGTAGAAGTAGTAGTTTTCTTTGCTTCTGATGAGTCGCAACTCGTATCTAGTGAAGAAGCTAAAATTGATGATTTCTGGTCAAAAATCCAAAGAAAACGCGGAATCATCCAAGTTAGTGGTCATGCCGACAAAATGGGGGATTATGACTATAATCTTGACCTCTCACAAGCAAGAGCCAATGAAGTCGTGAATTTACTACGCGATCGCGGCTTAGATGGTAACTACAAAGTTACTTTCGAGGCATTATCTTGGTTACAACCTTTGCGTAAAGATATTACAGCAACCGATCAAGCGTTTAACCGTCGTGTGGTTATTCAGTTCAAAGAGCTGCGCTAA
- a CDS encoding vWA domain-containing protein has product MQLKSVVQPFGEVNVYPQNNGDIDIVATILMVPDIEGARVGLALDGSASMKKMYGISGVVSSFFASAAVTNNVVEPVARVMVKYLANFAATGKVDLLNWACGAAGQLIEDLGSFSGEEIEQIAIKGPKIPWGTGTKLLPPLQYFINKYKDAPAIGVKQPAAICLIITDGIIEDLEDVKEYCFKYALEIADQTKPFIKLLLIGVGNEIDEKQLEELDNMFEGSFVKDAAGREIDLWDYQVADDIQILEQIFKEFVSAETIVTHYGRILNQAGEVCEEYNFGVPALMRFKLPAGSTAFTLEFSGGNVTQDITEALPLELEAPLITESEQWKDVVDFV; this is encoded by the coding sequence ATGCAGTTAAAAAGTGTCGTTCAACCCTTTGGTGAAGTCAATGTTTATCCCCAAAACAACGGAGATATTGACATCGTTGCAACTATTCTGATGGTTCCAGACATTGAAGGCGCAAGAGTTGGCTTAGCCTTAGATGGTTCAGCCTCGATGAAAAAAATGTATGGCATCAGTGGTGTTGTCAGTAGCTTTTTTGCTAGTGCCGCCGTTACGAACAACGTCGTTGAGCCAGTAGCAAGGGTGATGGTCAAGTATCTTGCCAATTTTGCCGCGACGGGTAAAGTTGACTTGCTCAACTGGGCTTGTGGTGCAGCAGGTCAACTGATCGAAGATCTGGGTAGCTTTAGTGGTGAAGAGATCGAGCAAATTGCGATTAAAGGTCCCAAAATTCCTTGGGGAACAGGAACGAAACTATTACCGCCTTTACAATATTTCATTAACAAATATAAAGATGCACCAGCGATCGGGGTAAAGCAACCTGCGGCGATCTGTCTGATTATCACCGATGGCATTATCGAAGATCTGGAAGATGTCAAGGAATACTGTTTTAAATATGCGCTAGAAATTGCCGATCAAACGAAACCGTTTATCAAGCTCTTATTGATTGGTGTTGGCAACGAGATTGACGAGAAGCAACTGGAAGAACTAGATAATATGTTTGAAGGAAGCTTTGTCAAAGATGCCGCAGGTCGGGAAATTGATCTCTGGGATTATCAAGTTGCAGATGACATTCAGATTTTGGAACAGATTTTCAAAGAATTTGTCTCTGCGGAAACGATAGTTACGCATTATGGAAGAATTCTTAATCAGGCAGGAGAGGTTTGCGAAGAATATAACTTCGGTGTACCTGCATTGATGCGTTTCAAGTTACCTGCGGGTTCTACAGCTTTCACCCTAGAGTTTTCAGGTGGAAACGTGACGCAAGACATTACAGAAGCTCTGCCTCTGGAGCTAGAGGCTCCTCTGATTACAGAATCTGAACAATGGAAAGATGTTGTAGATTTCGTATGA
- a CDS encoding DUF29 domain-containing protein, whose product MTQLVARKSLYDSDYLLWTQETIAKLKARDFENVDLDNLIEEIESLGKSERKEIKSRLTVLLEHLLKRMYVDMPDCFSGWENTISTQRNDIELTLMDSPSLKALWDESFDIAFKLALRSVRKNYKAYQFPDTWQFSRDIDTMLNVDFWEE is encoded by the coding sequence ATGACTCAGCTAGTTGCCAGAAAATCCTTATACGATTCTGATTATTTGCTTTGGACTCAAGAGACTATAGCAAAGTTAAAGGCTAGAGACTTTGAGAATGTGGATTTGGATAATTTGATCGAGGAGATTGAGAGTTTGGGTAAATCTGAGAGAAAGGAGATAAAAAGCCGACTGACAGTTCTGTTAGAGCATTTACTCAAAAGGATGTATGTTGACATGCCTGACTGCTTTAGCGGTTGGGAAAATACAATCAGCACGCAGCGCAATGATATTGAACTAACGCTAATGGACTCACCTAGCCTAAAAGCTTTGTGGGATGAGTCTTTTGATATTGCTTTTAAGTTGGCACTGCGATCGGTTCGCAAAAATTATAAGGCTTATCAGTTTCCTGATACTTGGCAGTTTAGCCGCGATATTGACACAATGCTAAATGTTGATTTTTGGGAAGAGTAG
- a CDS encoding DUF6887 family protein, with translation MFTYFQAYLDRLNQQPLKVIVSPSDPDFDQKVQAAIRQKLASKTKVI, from the coding sequence ATATTTACATATTTTCAGGCTTATTTAGACCGTTTAAACCAACAGCCTCTTAAGGTTATTGTCAGTCCTAGCGATCCTGATTTCGACCAAAAAGTACAAGCTGCTATTCGTCAAAAATTGGCATCCAAAACTAAAGTTATTTAG
- a CDS encoding PDDEXK nuclease domain-containing protein, producing MPRSPTFSRQAKTICKFTKKVGDLNLCFLSFLMPSYLKVLKRASDIHRSPQDQPTIGIILCKSKDKTIVEFALQEMKKPMGVSTYQLPKHLQENLPTIEQLEAELETLVRIDDD from the coding sequence ATGCCCAGATCCCCGACTTTTTCTAGGCAAGCAAAGACAATTTGCAAATTCACAAAAAAAGTCGGAGATCTTAATCTTTGCTTTTTAAGTTTTCTTATGCCTAGCTACTTAAAAGTACTGAAGAGAGCCTCTGATATACACAGATCGCCCCAAGACCAACCAACTATTGGCATAATTCTTTGTAAATCGAAGGATAAAACAATTGTTGAATTTGCGCTGCAAGAGATGAAGAAACCGATGGGAGTTTCTACTTATCAGTTACCCAAGCATTTACAAGAGAATTTACCAACTATAGAGCAATTGGAAGCAGAGTTAGAAACTTTAGTTAGGATTGATGATGATTAA
- a CDS encoding CHAT domain-containing protein, with protein MRKFLGLVGLGILLVGLPVQVMVSEVGWAQVATDRRAEALKLNQLGTQQYRKGQLKEALATFLQVLTITREIKDRSAERAALNNIGAVYQKLGQYPKALEYFQQALAILKAVGDRAGEGSSLNNIGTVYQKLGQYPKALEYFQQALAIRKAVGDRAGEGRNLNNIGGVYRQIGQYRNALEYYQQSLAIRKAVGDRVGEGTTLNNIGAVYQRLGQYAKALEYFQQALVIRKAVGDRSGEGTTLNNIGLVYKSLGQYAKALEYYQQALMIVKAVGDRAGEGGTLNNFGLVYISLGQYAKSLEYFQQALVIIKEVGDRADKGATLSNIGGIYYSLGQYPKALEYYQQALAISKVVGDRAIEGTTLNNIGLVYDSLEQYPKALEYFQQALAISKVVGDRAIEGTTLNNIGAVYRDLGQYPKALEYYQQALAISKVVGDRSVKGITLNNIGFAVDAQSQTEMAILFFKESVQVQESIRKDLKKLSHEEQQSFTRTVAHTYRILADRLLKQGRVTEALQVLDLLKIQELEDYLKNIKGNDITAQGVRLLEPEKAISSQLSNLNTEKIPELNRQLASQLKHLPKSEINKVPAYLQNIPKGAVLIYPLILDDRLELIVFSSGSIPANYTIPIKKEDLETLIIDFRADLINWQSEDAMDSSKKIYDLLVKPIEAELKQANADTILYAPDSFLRYVPIAALYDGKQYLVEKYRVNNLIAYSLFDSNYNSLTNLRIYAGAFGGKAGERKFGQTALPASIPEVEYINATFPNTNKYIEQNFTAKTTKEKVAGNTVVHFATHAEFSSQSPLDSYVLFGDGSKITLAEINELPLKDTALVVLSACQTGIGKTLGSGAEILGFGYQVQLAGAKASIASLWSVEDGGTQLLMQDFYKNLQKGNIAPSTALREAQLSMIRKPIKQGEINYNHPYFWSAFVVIGNGL; from the coding sequence ATGCGTAAGTTTTTGGGTTTGGTTGGGTTAGGGATTTTGTTGGTTGGGTTGCCTGTGCAGGTGATGGTGAGTGAGGTTGGCTGGGCGCAGGTGGCGACAGATCGCAGGGCTGAAGCGCTTAAGTTAAATCAACTAGGTACACAGCAATATCGCAAAGGTCAACTAAAAGAAGCCTTAGCAACATTTCTGCAAGTTCTTACTATTACTAGAGAAATTAAAGATCGTTCTGCTGAAAGAGCAGCCCTCAACAATATTGGTGCGGTTTATCAAAAACTCGGACAATATCCAAAAGCCCTAGAGTATTTCCAACAAGCACTGGCGATCTTAAAAGCAGTTGGAGATCGCGCTGGTGAAGGAAGCTCCCTCAACAATATTGGTACGGTTTATCAAAAACTCGGACAATATCCAAAAGCCCTAGAGTATTTCCAACAAGCACTGGCGATCAGAAAAGCAGTTGGCGATCGCGCTGGTGAAGGAAGAAACCTCAACAATATAGGCGGGGTTTATCGACAAATTGGACAATATCGAAACGCTCTAGAGTATTACCAACAATCACTGGCAATCAGAAAAGCAGTTGGCGATCGCGTTGGTGAAGGAACAACTCTCAACAATATTGGTGCGGTTTATCAAAGACTCGGACAATATGCAAAAGCCCTAGAGTATTTCCAACAAGCACTGGTGATTAGAAAAGCAGTTGGTGATCGCTCTGGTGAAGGAACAACTCTCAACAATATTGGCTTGGTTTATAAAAGCCTAGGACAATATGCAAAAGCCCTAGAGTATTACCAACAAGCACTGATGATCGTAAAAGCAGTTGGTGATCGCGCTGGCGAAGGAGGAACCCTTAACAATTTCGGCTTGGTTTATATCAGCCTCGGACAATATGCAAAATCCCTAGAGTATTTCCAACAAGCACTGGTGATCATCAAAGAAGTTGGTGATCGCGCTGATAAAGGCGCAACCCTTAGCAATATCGGTGGGATTTACTATAGCCTTGGGCAATATCCAAAAGCCCTAGAGTATTATCAACAAGCACTGGCGATTAGTAAAGTAGTTGGAGATCGAGCTATTGAAGGAACAACTCTCAACAATATCGGCTTGGTTTATGATAGCCTCGAACAATATCCAAAAGCCCTAGAGTATTTCCAACAAGCACTGGCGATTAGTAAAGTAGTTGGAGATCGAGCTATTGAAGGAACAACCCTCAACAATATTGGCGCGGTTTATCGAGATCTCGGACAATATCCCAAAGCCCTAGAGTATTACCAACAAGCACTTGCGATCAGTAAAGTAGTTGGCGACCGCTCTGTTAAAGGAATAACTCTCAACAATATTGGCTTTGCCGTGGATGCTCAATCACAAACAGAGATGGCAATTCTTTTCTTCAAAGAATCTGTTCAAGTGCAAGAATCAATCCGTAAAGACTTAAAAAAACTTAGCCATGAAGAACAGCAATCTTTTACCCGCACTGTGGCTCATACCTATCGCATCCTCGCCGATCGCCTACTCAAACAAGGACGAGTCACCGAAGCATTACAAGTCCTCGACCTCCTCAAAATCCAAGAACTCGAAGACTATCTCAAAAATATTAAAGGTAATGACATCACCGCCCAAGGTGTCCGACTTTTAGAACCAGAAAAAGCAATCAGCAGTCAGCTATCGAACCTCAATACAGAAAAGATTCCTGAACTAAATCGTCAACTTGCCAGTCAACTTAAACATCTTCCCAAATCCGAAATCAATAAAGTTCCTGCATACCTACAAAATATCCCCAAAGGAGCCGTTTTAATCTACCCCCTGATACTTGATGACCGACTCGAACTGATTGTCTTTTCTAGTGGTTCAATTCCCGCTAACTATACCATTCCTATCAAAAAAGAAGATCTCGAAACCCTGATCATTGACTTTCGTGCTGACCTGATAAATTGGCAATCTGAAGATGCAATGGATTCTAGTAAAAAGATCTATGACCTACTAGTTAAACCCATTGAAGCCGAACTCAAACAAGCCAACGCTGACACGATCCTCTATGCGCCTGACAGCTTTTTACGATATGTTCCCATCGCTGCACTCTACGACGGCAAACAATATTTAGTCGAGAAATACCGCGTCAACAACTTAATTGCCTATAGCCTATTTGACAGCAACTACAACTCACTCACCAACCTCCGTATCTATGCAGGCGCATTTGGAGGCAAAGCAGGAGAAAGAAAATTTGGACAAACTGCCCTTCCTGCCTCGATCCCTGAAGTTGAGTATATTAATGCCACTTTCCCCAACACCAACAAATACATCGAGCAGAACTTCACCGCCAAAACCACCAAAGAGAAAGTAGCTGGAAATACGGTTGTTCATTTCGCTACCCATGCCGAATTTAGCTCGCAAAGCCCACTGGATTCCTATGTACTATTTGGCGATGGCAGCAAAATCACCCTCGCAGAGATTAACGAATTACCGCTAAAAGATACCGCACTAGTAGTCCTAAGTGCTTGTCAAACAGGAATTGGCAAAACCTTAGGCTCAGGTGCAGAAATTTTAGGCTTTGGCTACCAAGTCCAACTCGCAGGAGCAAAAGCCTCGATCGCATCCCTCTGGTCAGTAGAAGATGGCGGCACACAGCTATTGATGCAAGACTTTTATAAAAACTTGCAAAAAGGCAATATCGCCCCATCCACAGCGTTGAGAGAAGCCCAATTAAGTATGATTCGTAAACCAATCAAACAAGGCGAAATAAATTACAACCATCCTTATTTTTGGTCAGCTTTTGTCGTCATTGGCAATGGGTTGTAG
- a CDS encoding GNAT family N-acetyltransferase has product MSELDLNFRLAQFIDIDPLMELVQEFYQFEKITFDNGVVKAFTALLSDEQFGVIWLMCDRDRPIGYVALTFFFSMEYHGRCGLVDELYIREDYRGKGLGKQAFVVIEDYLRNQRMRSLSLVVDHWNEPAEALYTKLGFRREQRHLMVKHININL; this is encoded by the coding sequence ATGAGTGAACTTGACCTCAATTTTCGCCTAGCACAATTTATTGATATTGATCCATTAATGGAACTTGTGCAGGAGTTCTATCAATTTGAGAAGATAACTTTTGATAATGGAGTTGTCAAAGCATTTACGGCGCTACTTAGTGATGAACAATTTGGCGTGATTTGGTTGATGTGCGATCGCGATCGCCCGATTGGCTATGTGGCGCTAACTTTCTTTTTTAGTATGGAATATCATGGACGCTGTGGGCTAGTCGATGAGCTATATATCCGTGAAGACTATCGTGGCAAGGGGCTTGGCAAGCAAGCTTTTGTCGTAATTGAAGATTATTTAAGAAACCAAAGGATGCGATCGCTGTCTCTAGTTGTCGATCACTGGAATGAGCCAGCCGAAGCCCTCTATACCAAACTAGGTTTCCGCCGCGAGCAGCGTCACTTGATGGTCAAGCATATCAATATCAACCTATAA